In Aedes albopictus strain Foshan chromosome 3, AalbF5, whole genome shotgun sequence, the following are encoded in one genomic region:
- the LOC109411234 gene encoding multiple coagulation factor deficiency protein 2 homolog, which translates to MIQLAVVIINILVVGDKFSPTVAKGPHHPKGDFSAKDRKLDEHLRAQDNHIQEDMKQFSFGEKELANMSDEEKNFYFFKLHDSDNNDHLDGLEILHAATHHSDGHVHKLDPNTGEDESDDNSVIDVIDDFIAYADLDQNGLLTYPEYMKAISTNDWNKKVDVTETPPEIV; encoded by the exons ATGATACAGCTAGCAGTAGTTATTATTAACATACTCGTCGTAGGGGACAAATTTAGCCCTACAGTTGCCAAAGGACCTCACCATCCGAAAGGAGATTTCTCAGCCAAAGATAGGAAGTTGGACGAGCACTTGCGTGCTCAAGATAA TCACATCCAGGAGGACATGAAGCAGTTTTCGTTCGGCGAAAAAGAACTGGCCAACATGTCCGACGAGGAGAAGAACTTTTACTTTTTCAAGTTGCACGATTCCGACAATAATGACCACTTGGATGGATTGGAGATACTGCATGCGGCGACACATCATTCAGACGGCCACGTTCACAAACTGGATCCGAACACGGGGGAGGATGAGTCGGATGATAATTCCGTTATAG ATGTGATCGACGACTTCATTGCATATGCCGACTTGGATCAAAACGGCCTACTCACCTATCCGGAATACATGAAAGCCATCAGCACGAATGATTGGAACAAAAAAGTGGATGTAACGGAAACGCCTCCTGAGATTGTTTAA